The genomic region AGTGAATCAAAGGTCAAGGAGAAGTTGTTGAGTCCCATTGAAGAAAATCCAATAGCACTAGAGTTTTTGGCTTCACTTAATAAGGAGGACACGAAAGTAACTCTCAGAGAGACAACAGTGGATTTTGAAAATAGAGAAGTTAAAGAAACTGATGATGCTGCACCTTCAGGAAGACAAGATTCTTCAAGCATGTCCTACGGGAAGAGAGAGGAGGAGGTTGTTCTCACGACTGATGAGACATTTGATGAGTTTGATGACCAGGAAAATAGACCTGTGCTTGTAATCGGTGAGGAGACTGAAGATACCTGTGTCTATCAAGTGAATGAAATAGGCACTAAAAGTTCGACAGGAGGATGGTTTGTGTCGGAGGGAGAGTCTGTTCTTCTTGCTCATGATGATGGGTCATGCACCTTTTACGATATAGCTAATTGTGAGGTATGTACCGAGTCCTATTTCTACTTTTCTGTTTGATGAGGAATTTACATTTTGTACCATTCTTCTGGTCGTCTTGCATTTTGTGCATTCAGCGATTTAGTTAGCAGCGTGTAAGAATTATATTGTCGATAATGGCCCATGATTTATTTCAGGAAAAGGCTGTATACAAACCTCCAGTGGGAGTCTCACCTAATATTTGGAGAGATTGCTGGATAATCCGTGCACCTAGTGCTGATGGATGCTCAGGGAGGTATGTTCTGGCTGCATCTGCTGGGGGTACTCTTGATTCAGGTTTTTGTTCATGGGATTTCTATACCAAAGATGTGCGAGCATTTCACATGGAGGATGGAGAAACAACCACTTCAAGAACAGTACTAGGTACTTTACCCAACAGTGCTACATctagaagaaattctttgtcCAGCTCATTGTTGCCAGAAGCTCGTCAGTGGTGGTATAGACCATGTGGGCCTCTAATTATATCCACTGCCACCACCCAAAGGGGGGTCAAAATATTTGATGTACGCGATGGGGAGCAAATAATGAAATGGGAGGTGCAGAGGCCTGTTTTAGCAATGGATAATTCAAGTCCTGTGCAGTGGAGAAACAGAGGAAAAGTGGTAATAGCTGAAGCAGATACAATTTCAGTTTGGGATGTCAACTCTCTTAACCAACAATCACTATTATCTATTTCTCTGTGTGGTCGAAAAGTCTCTGCTCTTCATGTGGTTAACACCGATGCTGAATTAGGTGGTGGAGTTCGGCAAAGGTAAAACTTTACTAGGTTCACTagtcttatatttttttaatattgtctGTATTTCCTCCTTCACTTGGCTCTGGATGATGGGTTGTTCCTGAATGATTGATATTCAAGTCTTTAGGCCTCAATTAGTTTGGTGTTTTTTggtcaatttttctttcagcCAATTATTTCCCAAGGATGATGAGGGTCAAGTGTTTCTGATTAGGACATATTGTCTTATTATAATATCAAGAGCCCAAAAAGAAGCCATGgtgattttctttaaaattttgtgtGATACTTGATATTGAAATTATTCTATAAGTTGGTAAAGCTGAAGAACCCGATGGAAGCCTGTTTTGCATCATGAttcttatttaattcaattggTCAAATCAACTCGACTAATGCTTAGTCTAGTGTCTGTTTAAGTTCTCCTCTCTGTTTTTTCTATAGTCCTGATtggcttttttcttttttcattttgtttcttctACTTGTATGCAGTTACTCTATTCTGATATGAAGATACGATTTGCACTTGACCAAAAtggaatttattaaatttttcatggTGCTATTTTCTGATGTGTGGATTGTTATTCTTTCATGTCCTGTTCTACCAGAAGCCATCATGTTATCTTGATTTTGAAGCCCTGTTTCTGAAAATAGTATATCTCACGTCATGTTATCTATCTTTGCTCTTAATCATGCGTACCATCTCTCTAAAAAGTATGTACGTATTTATACATTTACGTCCGTATGTCATGTGCGTGTATTTGGTATTACCAATTGTGAATCGATGGACATCTGAATgagtttgttatttttttggaAAAGCTTCCTACTGTTGCCGAAGTCTTTATTGGAATATGAACATGCTTTGCACCagtgatttataaatatcattctTTGTCCAGTTGTTTGCTTCTCTCACTTCAATGgtcttgattttgtttttattaattgggAGACGGGTAGAGATAGTTGTACTGTTATACGGGCTGGATTTATTCTTCAGATTCTGCATTTTGAGGGCATGCATGGTGAAGTTATAGCAAAATGCACCTGATTGTTaagtaattgattttttattttttcaatgcAGAGTAAGTTCTGCAGAAGCTGAAGGGAATGATGGCGTGTTCTGCTCCCCCGactctattaatattttagactTTCGCCATCCATCTGGGATTGGTTTAAAGATACCAAAACTTGGTGCCGGTGTACAGTCAGTTTTCACTCGTGGAGACTCGGTGTACATCGGCTGTACTAATACAAGGTCTGCAGGGAAAAAGCAACCTTGTGCACAGGTGCAACAGTTCTCATTGCGCAAACAGAGTTTGGTCAGCACTTACTCGATGCCAGAATCTAACGCTCACCCACATTACACGGCCATAACACAGGTTTGGGGAAATTCAGATTTTGTGATGGGTGTTTGTGGGCTGGGGCTGTTCGTCTTTGATGCCTTGGAGGATGACGGAGTGCAGTCTGTCACTGCTGATCAGAGTTGTACCCAAAATGTTAAAGATGTTATTGGCCCAGATGACTTGTATTCCCCTTCTTTTGACTACTTGTCATCTCGTGTCCTCCTTATATCTAGAGATCGTCCAGCACTATGGAGGCACTTGTCATAGGTATAATATTATGCTGGATACTGTTGGTGTAATTTGTATCAGATAAGAGCACGGCCAGCATTGCCGGCAGCAGCTCTGTTATGTTCTACTGTATTTGTATGTTATGTGAGATTAAGAACGATGCTATATATCGAAGCAAAGCTTATTTAGATACAAACAGGATCTAGAGTACAGAGACcacatgtatatttttttcttagttaTCAGAAGTGGGAATGCCTTATCCCTGATGATTATGAATGTAAAATAAGAACGGTTGATTGACGATGAAAACTGTATAGGCTTGTGTGCCCATGTGTAGCTAAAATTTGCTTAGCATTTGATCTTCGAACTAAATGGctatataatttatagatatatctAAGATAAATGCCCAACAATCCGTTGTAGTCTAGTCGGTCAGGATACTCGGCTCTCACCCGAGAGACCCGGGTTCGATTCCCGGCAACGGAAtggaatattttataaatgttttaTCACCAACATAGCATGACATTCTGACATTTGCAGGATAATTCAAAGGAAAGCTGACAGATTGGACCAATTTTGTtttagcaaaagaaaaagggaaaaaaaaagggCTTTTAACTATATGCAAAAAAGGAACTTTTTATCCATTGTGATCACATTTTGCATGCGtgagaaataataatagttgaaTATCTATGTCAGCACAAAATTTAATTCCTAACGACTacataataacaataaaaaactTTGAGGGTTTCTTTAGCATTTCGAGTTAGGCAAGAAATGTGATTTCATAAATTTGCTTAGGATCGATGTGGTGGCAAAGCAGCCAAATCATCGATGCTTCTTCTGTCAACGTctgtaaaaagaaatttatgatAACAACACCCCTCCTACTTTCTCTCAACTACTCCTGCTTCCTGTACACGTGGCTACCAACACATATAGTGATAATTGATCGATGTAGTAAGTGTGTGTACGCCCTCGCTAGGGTTGTCGTCCCCCAGTACGACGCTccaatcaaaattaatatgtaaGTCTGACTTATTACTCAAttcatttcatatttaatttttttaaaaaaattaataaaatttcaattatttattatttttatatattaaatgaatcattaattttttttttttttttattaaattctttcttAATCCAAATAACCTCTTAAAAGTTACTCTTAATATTGaatggagaaaataatttattaaatattaattatatttattattattttatgttttccatttaataataacatgagattattatatatatataaaacaattagTTTATAGtgaacttaaaaaaaaaatccactTAGTTTTTcgattttgattttattttgagtaggaattatataatattaccAATTCTTATCTtgataaatcattaaatacacaaattaaatgtattagtcgaaatattcttaaaattattgtgGACAACATAGATGACATATATAGTAAATGGACCGTCTCCTGTTATATATCTTGATTGAGTATGCtcttatttgaaattatatgAAAACTTTTGCAAGTTATAGAGAGAGGAAACACCATCAACAATTAATGATGTGGAACTAATGTattctattttgtttttttggcTGATGTGGCGTTGATGATACATTATCAATTACTAATGGTGTTGGAGTGATATACttaaaaaactaatagaataaactaagaaatttgatttgttaagaaaaataaggtatatacaaaaaaaaaaaaagaaaaaacatatcTATTCAATCCCATAGGGTACTTTTTGGCAAAACgccaaaagaaattaactcttgtatttttagaaaaagtcAATTAAGTATCTAATATTTGTTTTGGTGCACTTAGACTTTATGCCTTTTTAGaataactcaattaaattctaattgctAACATGTTAACCTACTAAAATGAAATCAATATTGTAATAacacatatattataaattttaaaatgcatAAACACCAATACATGCAAGTTCATATATACATTCTAATTAATGATattggtatttttttaattttttttattcataagaCGGCCAAATAACCATAGATTATACAACATAGATAGTTATCTCCCTACACTCgctataaaaacaaaaattcatATAGTATGAAGGAAAAAATTCGAACGCGAGACCTCTCACTCTCAAGAATGAACgttcttgacatttttttGATTGTACTTGTTGTTGcgactttaatatttttatattttttaaaagattaatgTATGAAATGCATAGGTGTTTTCGTAATTTTGaggtaattattttattaagaaatttattgtgttttattatataatttttattttatttttgaagtctcaccattaaataaaaatattacccgttttaagaaaaatttaagatttgaatgcaagaaaattaaattttagtgtTTAATTGAGTTTCTATAAAGAGTCaacaacagaaaagaaaaagaaaaaaaaaggggaTTTTAACAATCTGCTTGCCTCACACTCCTGCAACAAGAAAacttaaattcataaacaaaCTTAAATTGCATCTAAAAAGTGAGCAGAAAGCAACACCCTCTTCTTCCAATAAATTCCATGAGACAAAAAAGCAGATGCGGTCCTCATATTTGCTTTAATAGCACAGCCCTCCACTCCATTTCTctgataattctttttattattatttcaggTACTAAAAACACAACACATTATTATTCGCCATATTTCTATCTGCAAGGAGAACAGATGGATTGGGACGTATATCAGAACTTTAATACTCCTtcaatgtatatgtataagtAATCAGAAAGacacttaaaaaataaaatttttaatatatatattatagagcATATGAAATTAGATCTTACATAAAGTCTTGATGATTGGAGTTGTCTAGAAAGAAAATCAGATTGAGTTTGAGACTTATCCAaccatataattatatttcttttgttcttttcagaaaatataataaatgtaaGGATAAAgggataacattggccttataattttcttttagctatttttatatatagttagTATCATATGACAGATACCTGTCTTTTCGACTGAAAAAGCATTTTTGCTCTTCAGCTTCTTAATCATATTTgcaattctattttaattttttgacatGCAAGATTTTGGAATTACATATTTGATCCCTTCTTGAGTTAAAGACACTATCTAccatttttaaattcaataagtTGAGGTACTTAATTGTACTGAAAATCTTCAACCATAGGAAATGAAATGGTCGAAATTTATGAGAAGTGCAAAAAACTGTTCGGACCAAAAAGGAATGAAATGGATAATAATTCCTGACTAAAACccagaaaatgagaaaactaaCGCAGAGAACATTCAGGAACTAACCTGTAATTCTTCATCATTTAATTTCAGTTACACCTGATCCAGATTAACTAATTAGGCGAGACAAGGTTAGGATATTTATTCCTTAAACCCAATCACCATTTACCTCGTTTCCATGTGACGTTAAATAATTGTTCTAagagtattattattatgtaatatatatatattttttttatgttacaTGGGTCCCAAAGGACCAAGGATACCTTCTCATTTcaggtaaaataaaatatggtgGATCATTTTTGGAAAAGTTTCATTGAAGTAGAAAGAAGGGAAAAAAAGGGTATGGCAACATCTTATCATGGTCTTTGCCTTTGGCATGATAGTTGTTAGTTtaaagatttatattaagattcttgataaaaatttaaaaaatagaaactgataattgatttattgagttattgattatatcagttgtattttaattttttttattagctgacagtgatttgatttttttatttatttagatactattatccttattaaaatttattaataataatttactataaattgatatcatataattatatttttatattttataataaataatattattttaaaattatttttaataattaaataagtaaaatatttataattatggtatttgaaattaaaaatttttattagtagaatttaaatttaaatttctacttttaaaataatttttaaatttctttaataaaattaactataatatttttaattactataaattatttttattaacttatattatcgaatataatataataaaataaaatatatttaacgatTAATTATACCATCAATGGTCATTTAACATTCTAACAACAAccgctaataaaattttatcaaatgatttaatttatcaaccaATCAAACAGAACCCACGTCTGCCTTTCATTTTCCCGAAGCCATGAGTTCtactcatttatttactttattccTTTTATCTCTTTGAGATTCTTATTTCTATGAGATTATAGTtgattttctcaaaaaaaaaaaaagagctgTTATATATAAAAGGCTTATGTCTagtgatttattttaagaatataattgatatatttagattttaggaTATTTTGTGACATTaactgtaatttttttttctaacatCTTTgatatatcataaataaatagacCGGGTTTGGCAGTTCTATGCACATAACTCCAGAAAAGTCATGAGTTTGTATTATTGGTCATAACAGAAGCAATAATTAGAAACTTTTCCTCCCACCATCACAGCCCTATAAAGTCCATGACATTCACAACCGAAGAAACGTAGAGCAGAGGAGAAAGACAAATAATACAAACAAAAGCAAAGACAGGATGAGAAAAGATTGCCATCCTTTATTGAGAGGAAAAACAGAAGAGACAAAGAAATACAGACATGGCTTCTCTTCAGCTGAAATGGATTCTCTTGCTAGCTTATGCCATACTATTTGGCCACCAATTTCTGCTGCTCAGCATCATAATCAAGAACCTGCAAATCCTGCAGTTCAGGAATTCTTTAAAGCATCAGGCTCTCAATACCCTTTACCCGATGAGGTGGGTTTACATcatcaaatattattagtacTGTAATCGATCAGGTTCATTTTCcacatataaaaatttgaaattatgtTTCTGAAGGAATCCAATTCTCCTgttattctttctttcatttaaaaataaaaataaaaataaaaattaacaggTTGCAGAGCTTATAGC from Ricinus communis isolate WT05 ecotype wild-type chromosome 9, ASM1957865v1, whole genome shotgun sequence harbors:
- the LOC8288653 gene encoding KIN14B-interacting protein At4g14310; the protein is MSAPSTRRLKDRNGTTGAKISAVQKPAKSLTPISNSSPNPDSALKKSASAKENPRLNSRIQKPTIKPVPRVDKAAAAAVVPGSDGGEGRMRWSTSSVPRGRSSSPSEFIRVFRDSRVSKGESDNRVVLSAGKKNRNVKDCEESSGLSVATVKKSGFCDLNDVKVEENENGFKASSGNLNKVAKSREVSDVSDSNLDSKVLKGVKLDKLCADNSGSDIKVDSFKEPSDNTSKIKVSENIKEKGLIEEGTGNKIGVKYPSKLHEKLAFLEGKVKRIASDIKRTKEMLDMNNPDASKVVLSDIQDKISGIEKAIGNVGGGDSSRTGGNEGGENNVVGKNKDEKVDQVKGSIKGLNNEELEARLLPHHKLLRNRTLLKEPSGSSQGCEDSIVPESTSESKVKEKLLSPIEENPIALEFLASLNKEDTKVTLRETTVDFENREVKETDDAAPSGRQDSSSMSYGKREEEVVLTTDETFDEFDDQENRPVLVIGEETEDTCVYQVNEIGTKSSTGGWFVSEGESVLLAHDDGSCTFYDIANCEEKAVYKPPVGVSPNIWRDCWIIRAPSADGCSGRYVLAASAGGTLDSGFCSWDFYTKDVRAFHMEDGETTTSRTVLGTLPNSATSRRNSLSSSLLPEARQWWYRPCGPLIISTATTQRGVKIFDVRDGEQIMKWEVQRPVLAMDNSSPVQWRNRGKVVIAEADTISVWDVNSLNQQSLLSISLCGRKVSALHVVNTDAELGGGVRQRVSSAEAEGNDGVFCSPDSINILDFRHPSGIGLKIPKLGAGVQSVFTRGDSVYIGCTNTRSAGKKQPCAQVQQFSLRKQSLVSTYSMPESNAHPHYTAITQVWGNSDFVMGVCGLGLFVFDALEDDGVQSVTADQSCTQNVKDVIGPDDLYSPSFDYLSSRVLLISRDRPALWRHLS